Genomic window (Roseivirga sp. 4D4):
TTCCAGAAGGAGAGTACACTATTCAATTTAGGTATGTAGGCTTTGAAACTAAGGTTGAAAAGATTCAGCTCAATAAGGATCTGTCTCTGAACATCAACTTGGAAGAGGAAACAGTTGAGCTCAGCGAAGTTGTAGTGACAGCTGAGCGTCAGGATGTCAATGTCACCGGAATCCAGATGAGTAAGAATGAAATAGATATTCAGCAGCTTAAAAAGCTGCCCGCTCTATTTGGTGAACCTGATATCATTAAGACCATTCAAATGTTACCGGGGGTAGTTTCTGCAGGGGAAGGAACATCGAGTTTCTTTGTCCGAGGAGGAAGTGCAGACCAAAACCTAATTTTAATCGATGAGGCCCCAGTTTATGACCCTTCGCATTTGTTTGGGCTATTTTCGGTCTTTAACGCGGATGTGATCAAGGATTCGGAATTGTATAAAGGGGGTATTCCTTCAAGGTTTGGCGGAAGGCTCTCGTCCATATTGGAAGTAAGAACCAAGGATGGTAACAACAAGGAGTTAAAGGGAGAGGCAGGTATTGGCCTTCTGGCCAGCAGTGTGATGCTAGAGGGCCCAATAAAAAAGGATGAGAGTTCTTTTATCATCTCTGCCAGAAGGTCTTACGTGGACCTTTTTTTAAGACTGGCCGATCAAAAGAACCTCGTTTACTTTTATGATATCAATGCAAAAGTTAACTGGCGCGCTAACAATAAGAATAGGTTCTTTCTGGCGCTTTATACAGGGCGAGATGACTTTAACTTCGATGGTAACTTTGGCTTCGATTGGGGTAATAGAACAGCAACTTTCCGCTGGAATCATCTCTTTAACGATAAGCTGTTTTCAAATACTTCTTTAATCGCCAGTTCTTTTGACTATGGACTCGGTTCCCAAGAGCAGTCGGATGGCTTTCAATGGGATTCTAATCTTGAAGAGTACAGCTTTAAGCAAGATTTGAATTACTTTTTTAACCCTAGTTTAACGATGGACTTTGGTTATCATGTGACCTATAGAAAGTTTGCGCCAGGTAAAATTGTTCCGAGTGAGGAGTCGATTTTCAAAACTGTTGAGCTCCAGAATGAATTTGCTTTAGATCATGCTTTGTATGCAAGTCTACAACATCAAATTAGTGACAAACTTACATTTGAATATGGTGCCAGGCTTTCAGTATTTCAAAACATTGGAGAGAACACGGTATATACTTACCTGGATAAGCTCGATAATACAAATCCAATTAGGATAGATTCAACACAATATGGAAGCTTCGAGAATATAAAGACCTATGTCAATTTTGAACCGCGTTTTTCAGCACGATATATATTGAATAACGAGAGTAGTCTGAAAGCGAGCTATAACAGAATGGTCCAGAATACGCATTTGATTTCAAGTGGTACCGTACCATTGCCTTTTAATACCTGGGCGCCAAGTTCTACTTATTTGAAACCTCAGATTGCCGATCAATTTGCCTTAGGGTATTTCAGAAACTTCGATGACAATCGATTTGAGTTTTCAATGGAAGCTTTCTACAAGGACATCAGCAATGTGACAGACTTTGCAGATAATGCTCGCATCTTCTTTAATCAGGATTTGTCTACAGAATTCAGACAAGGAAAGTCTGAAGCATATGGCTTAGAACTAATGTTACAGAAGAAGAAAGGAGACTTATCAGGTTTTATAGCCTACACACTGTCTCGAGTAGATAGGACGGTGCCCGGTGTGAATCAGGGTAGGTCCTTTTTGGCCAACTACGATAGACGTCACAACCTCAATATTGTGGGTACCTATGATCATAATGATAAATGGACCTTTGGTGGAAGCTTTACCTATGGAACAGGTCGCCCTATAACGCTACCATCCGGTTCTTATGAATTTGGAGATGGGCAAGTTGCGGATATTATTACCGAGAGAAACGGATTCAGGCTACAGGATTTCCACAGAGTAGACCTTAGTGCCACTTTGGTTCCCAGAAAAAATCGAGACAAGAAGTATGAGACTTCATGGGTATTCTCGCTCTATAATGTTTATAGCAGAAAGAATCCTTTTTCAATCTACACCCGAGTGAGACTAGATGATGATGACAATGTAATCGGTGACGGCACAGAGAAAGAGGCCCGTCTCATTTACCTATTCCCAATTTTACCTTCAGTAACCTTCAATATCAATTTTTAGTCATGAGGAAGCAATTAAAAAACATAAGTCTACCATTGATCGCCTTGGTCATATTGATCTTCAGTGCATGTGAAGAGACGGTAACCATTGAAACCAATGATTTGGATGAAAGGGTGGTGATAGAAGGTCTTGTGACCAATCAGCAAAACCACTATGTGAAACTCACACGAACGCGATCCTTCTATGCAACAGGGCCTGCTGAGGCTATCGAAAATGCTTTAGTCAGTGTTTCTGATGATAATGGAAATACCTTTCAATTTGTTCATAACCCAACGGATAATCCTGAGCAAGATGGCTTCTACTATCCGGTGAATAATTTTCAAGGGCAAATAGGATCGGTTTACACCTTGGATGTTCAAGTAGATGGAGAGCAGTATGGGGCACAGGAAGAGTTGTTACCGGTGACAGCTATTGATTCTCTGACGGTAATATTGAATGAGGAAGAGTTCGAAGACCCAGAGGAAGAAGGACGATTTTACGAAGTCCTATTTTATGCTTCAGAACCTCAGGATAGAAAGGATCAATACCTATTTAAGTTCTATCGTGATGGAGAGATCGTTAAGGATTTTCCTACTGACATTTACTTCTCTGATGATATACTATTGGGAGAGAAGATTGACGATCTAGAAATAGCAGGTTATTATGCGCTAGGGGAGACTGTGACGGTGGAAATGTACAGTCTAACTCAGGAGGCATTTATATTTTATTCAGACCTCTTTAATCTACTCAATAATGACGGTGGTATGTTCAGCCCACCACCTGCAAATCCAAGAACTAACCTGAGCAATGGAGCTTTAGGCTACTTTCAGGTAAGTGCTGTGGATAGTGATGATATATTAATTGAAGACCCCGGAAACTAGTTTCTGGGGTTTACTCAACAGTGATCAGATAGTAATTCTTCTTGCCTTTTTGAGCTAAGAAGTACTTTCCTTGAAGCAGGGTCAATTCAGGTTTGGCATTCATGTCGGCAATTTTAGCCTTGTTGATAGAGACACCACCGCCTTGCAGCATTCTTCTAGCCTCGCCTTTAGAGCTGAAGATGATGCCTTTAGTAAGCTCTGAGAGTAAATCAATATAGTTTGCTGCACTCTCAAGTTCGCTTGAGGCAATAGTTACCTGAGGAACCCCCTCGAAAACGGACAGTAATGTGCTCTCATCTAAAGATGTGAGGTCTTCTTTGGTGGACTTACCAAATAGAATTCCAGAGGCCTTGATGGCCATTTGAAGGTCTTCTTCTGAATGAATTCTTCTGGTCACATCCTCAGCAAGTGCTTTCTGTAAGGTTCTCATGTGAGGTGCTTCGGCATGTTGTGCTTCTAAGGCCTCAATTTCATCCTTGCCAAGTAGAGTGAAGATTCGAATGAAGTTGCTAGCATCCTCATCTGAGGTATTTAGCCAATATTGATAGAACTTGTATGGTGAAGTTTTCTCTTTATCCAGCCATATATTTCCACCTTCGGACTTACCGAATTTGGATCCATCAGCCTTTTTGATCAATGGAGCCGTTAAGGCAAATGCTTCGCCTTGAGCCTTCCTTCTGATGAGTTCGGTTCCTGTGACAATGTTGCCCCATTGATCGGAACCACCCATTTGAATTTTACAATTCTTGTTTTGGTATAAGTGATAGAAGTCGTATCCCTGAACCAATTGGTAAGTGAATTCGGTAAAGGACATTCCGCCTTCCAATCGATTTTTCACCGAGTCCTTAGACATCATGTAATTCACGGTGATGTGTTTTCCCACATCACGAATGAATTCAAGAAAACCCATTCCCTTGAACCAATCATAGTTATTGACGATTTCCGCGGAATTATCGCCACAGTCAAAGTCCAAGAACTTTTCTAATTGTGCCTTTTGACCTGCCAGGTTATGATTGAGGACATCTTCTTCTAAAAGCTGACGTTCCGCTGATTTGCCTGATGGGTCTCCGACCATTCCGGTAGCACCACCGACAAGGGCTACTGGTTTGTGGCCTGCTCGTTGTAAGTGAACTAGCAGCATAACGGGTACCAGGTTGCCAATATGAAGTGAGTCAGCAGTTGGGTCAAACCCGATATATCCAGCCGTAAGCTCCTTAGACAGTTGTTCTTCAGTACCAGGCATGATGTCGTGAATCATTCCACGCCATCTCAATTCTTCAACCAGTGGGTTACTCATTAGGGAATTAGATTTGGGGGCAAATATAGAATATGAAAGGGGAGAGGAAAAGGAAAAAGCCCGGTTCTACCAGGCTACTCCTCCGTAATTGTCTTGACGATCCTCATCATCATTTGATGTATTGGTCGTAAAAGTAATTTTCTGTGTAGACCTAGAAGGTGAGCTACTATTCAATTCAGGCATCTCGACTTCTGCCCCGACATTCACCTTTCCATTCATTTCAGCGCCATTTTCTACAGAAATTCTTTTAGAATAGATTTTACCATAGATTTTGGCTGTCTTAGAGATATGCAGGAGACCATTGGCTAAAACATCTCCGTTGACGTAGCCATCGATGGTGATATCTGTACCGCTTAGGTTTCCTCCAATTTCACCATGACTACCAATAATGATCTTCTCGCTTGAGATCAAATCCCCTGTCACAAACCCATCTACTCGGATGCTGTGCTCAGATTTCATATTACCTGAAATCACAGAGCCATTCCTGACCTGTGTGATGTAGGTCGATGGGTTAACCGAAGCTGATTCTCTCTTACTCATTAGTAATCAGATGGAATGGATGAATTTGAAGTTGCACCATTTTCGTCAAAGATCGAAAGAATAGTAGTCGCATTTCCAATATCAAGTCCGACAGCATTGCTTTTTACCCCGCCATTCAATTGAGCGGAGTTAATGCAATAGCCTCTACTTGCCAGTGTTTGTGGCTCATTCGCTACTTGAAGATCAAGGATGTCCTGGAATTCTTTCTTGAAGCAATCAACTAACATCGGATACATTGCACCACCTCCAGCTAAGAACATCTCGTGAGAGATGGTAAAGTCATTGTCATTAAAAGCTTTTCTCATGGCAGGAGAGATTACATCCTCATAGTATTGCTTTAATACTTTGTCTCTAATCTCCTTAATATCAATACGTTTTCTATTTAAGAATATTACTCCCTTCTGAAAAGCTGCATCAATCTGATGCTCAGTTTTGAGCTCTAAATAGTAAGTTTTTGCCAGTTCTTTTTCTAGCAGGTTAACAGCGTATCTCAATCCGTAAGTTGAAAGTGATGTTCTTTGAACAATACCACCTTCAGTACTCAAAAGCCCCTCTAGTGTTCCGTACCCAAGTGACATGACAAAGAAGTTGCCCGTTGCTTTCTGAAGTCCCTTGCGGAGTGCAATGGCACAGCTAATTACCTCTGGTATGACCTGAACACTGTCGATTTCAACCTGTACATTCTTTCTAGTGCCTCCGCCATAAGTAGCGGCATCGTACTCGATTACATGTTGTGTATTGATCAATTCGCTGGCTACTTCTTTATAAAGCTGAAAGGTTGAGAATGGAAAGCCGGTAGAAAGTGTAAGCGGATTTCCTAATTTCTGGTTTGCGATCAGCATACCTGATTTCAATAGTAAATGATAGTCTAGCTCGTCCGGAGCACTATTGATATTTCTGTGTGGAGATACTCCTTCGGTAAGTGCAAGGTTACCAACCACGTAACCATCGCCATTATGATATAATTTTAGACCATTGATCAGGTCTGGAGAAACGTTTCTTAAATCCGTATTATTTCCCTCGAAAACACTTGGGAATGTATAAGTCTTAAACATGCTGTGAGTTTTGTTCTAGTGAAATAGCCAAAATAAATGAACAGCAATATTACGATTAAAAGACCATTGACTGCTCATTTGCCTTGAAAAAATCAGGCGGAAGTTCCGAAATACTTTTGAGATATAAAATTGAAAATAGCTTATTGATTAATCACCAGAGCCAATCTTTTATTGTTGCCGCTGACAGCCATTCTGGTAATACCTTTAGCCCCTGTTTCTCCCAGATCACTCACTTCTACCCAGTTTTCATCTCTTTTAGGATTGTAAGACAAGAGTTTAGAGCCTACACTAGTAATATATGTTCCTTGTTGTGTAATGGCCCAGTCACTAGCGCCTTGCGGTTTTTTGATGATAGCAGTCGTTTCATTGTTGACACTATTTAACCTGTGGATTATTACATCACCATTGTCCTCGCGCTTTTCAAAGGCAAAGTCAGGGCTATCAGGAATTACTTTGATGGTTCTGCCAATGTTGCTTGTAATGATCTTATCATCCACGCTATTGGGGTTGGCCTTTACCAAAGTGGCCGGTTGGCCAAGGACAAACATTAGAATTTGATCTTGATTCCAGGCGAAATAGCCTACTGGTGCTATTTTTTCGAAAACGACACGAGGAGACTGTTTTCCTTCCATAGGAAACAACCATAGCCTTTGGGTATTGTCTTCCTCTACTCGTACTGTTCCAAAACTATTGTATTTCTCCATGGGGAAGGGGGAGTATTCACTGGTATTGGTAGTGTTCGTCAGGTTGGTCACTTTGTTATCGTATAAATCAACTATCATAATGTCGTTTTGACCATTTTCATAAGCCGAGTACATGATATAATCGTTGTTGAAAAATGCGGGCTGGTTGTCGTAACCTTTTCGATTTGTAACGTTTTTGGAGTTGGAAATACTGAGTTTGCCTTTCTTTTCTTTCAAGTCAAAAACAAAGATGTCAGTATCTGGTGGGGGAGTTTGCGATAGCCCGAAGTTGATGACGGTCAATAACGAAATGCAGGTAAAAAATGTCTTCATAAGTCTGTTCTGTGGTCATTCACAAGATAGAAAATTGAAAGATAATGCCGTTACACCTTTGTACAAGTGGTTAAAATTAAATGTGAAGTATAAGTTTATTAAAAATAATTTAATTATTTGATTTATAGACTTTTATATACTTAATAAAATACATTGCTCATTTTTTTAGCAACCAAAATACACCCAGATTCTAGTGCTTTTACACTAAACTTTATTATCTAGGTTTAGTTAACACACACTACCATTATGGAATTATACACGAGTAAAAGGCTGGATACTTTTCGTGCACTTCAAGATCCCTTAGCAGATCAGGTGATTGATAAGTACTTTCCGGCAAATAAAGATTTACTGCAGTTACATCTATCTTCTCTTGCTGACAATAATGACGTCTTACCCGAAGATGCTGTCGCAGAACTTAAAGAACTCTATGATTCCATACAAGAGACTTCCAGTTCATTCAAATCAGAGGATTTAGCAAAAGGCCAAGACTTCTTTGATGAGTATGCCTCAGACATTATGCTCTTGTTGGGCTTTCTCAGTTTGCCCTACTGCTATACGGCCGCCTATGGTGCTGAGGTGCTGGTTCAATCAAAACGTATTTTGGAAGACCCAGCAAGACGCTTAATGGATACGGCCTCTTTTGTTTTCGATGTCACGAATAAGAAGGCTTTTGAGTCCGATGGTAAGGCATTGGTGAGTATTTTAAAGGTCAGACTATTACATGCTGCCACTCGCTGGTATATCAATCAATCGCGCAACTGGGATAGTGATGAGAAAGGTAAACCGATTAATCAGGAAGATATGGCTGGGACTAACTTGTCCTTTTCATTGATTGCTATTAGGGGATTGAGGAAGCTTGGAAAGTTTATTGAACCAAAGAAGGCCTTCGATTATATTGACTATTGGAATAAAATCGGCTTGCTGTTAGGGCTTCATCCAGATTTAATCCCTGAAACCAATAAA
Coding sequences:
- a CDS encoding TonB-dependent receptor, with the protein product MRTLLFTVCALLFFNVVRAQDKFTLNGYVRDAKSGEELIGVTILIEQTGGGANTNPYGFYSLTLPEGEYTIQFRYVGFETKVEKIQLNKDLSLNINLEEETVELSEVVVTAERQDVNVTGIQMSKNEIDIQQLKKLPALFGEPDIIKTIQMLPGVVSAGEGTSSFFVRGGSADQNLILIDEAPVYDPSHLFGLFSVFNADVIKDSELYKGGIPSRFGGRLSSILEVRTKDGNNKELKGEAGIGLLASSVMLEGPIKKDESSFIISARRSYVDLFLRLADQKNLVYFYDINAKVNWRANNKNRFFLALYTGRDDFNFDGNFGFDWGNRTATFRWNHLFNDKLFSNTSLIASSFDYGLGSQEQSDGFQWDSNLEEYSFKQDLNYFFNPSLTMDFGYHVTYRKFAPGKIVPSEESIFKTVELQNEFALDHALYASLQHQISDKLTFEYGARLSVFQNIGENTVYTYLDKLDNTNPIRIDSTQYGSFENIKTYVNFEPRFSARYILNNESSLKASYNRMVQNTHLISSGTVPLPFNTWAPSSTYLKPQIADQFALGYFRNFDDNRFEFSMEAFYKDISNVTDFADNARIFFNQDLSTEFRQGKSEAYGLELMLQKKKGDLSGFIAYTLSRVDRTVPGVNQGRSFLANYDRRHNLNIVGTYDHNDKWTFGGSFTYGTGRPITLPSGSYEFGDGQVADIITERNGFRLQDFHRVDLSATLVPRKNRDKKYETSWVFSLYNVYSRKNPFSIYTRVRLDDDDNVIGDGTEKEARLIYLFPILPSVTFNINF
- a CDS encoding DUF4249 domain-containing protein, with translation MRKQLKNISLPLIALVILIFSACEETVTIETNDLDERVVIEGLVTNQQNHYVKLTRTRSFYATGPAEAIENALVSVSDDNGNTFQFVHNPTDNPEQDGFYYPVNNFQGQIGSVYTLDVQVDGEQYGAQEELLPVTAIDSLTVILNEEEFEDPEEEGRFYEVLFYASEPQDRKDQYLFKFYRDGEIVKDFPTDIYFSDDILLGEKIDDLEIAGYYALGETVTVEMYSLTQEAFIFYSDLFNLLNNDGGMFSPPPANPRTNLSNGALGYFQVSAVDSDDILIEDPGN
- the tyrS gene encoding tyrosine--tRNA ligase, with product MSNPLVEELRWRGMIHDIMPGTEEQLSKELTAGYIGFDPTADSLHIGNLVPVMLLVHLQRAGHKPVALVGGATGMVGDPSGKSAERQLLEEDVLNHNLAGQKAQLEKFLDFDCGDNSAEIVNNYDWFKGMGFLEFIRDVGKHITVNYMMSKDSVKNRLEGGMSFTEFTYQLVQGYDFYHLYQNKNCKIQMGGSDQWGNIVTGTELIRRKAQGEAFALTAPLIKKADGSKFGKSEGGNIWLDKEKTSPYKFYQYWLNTSDEDASNFIRIFTLLGKDEIEALEAQHAEAPHMRTLQKALAEDVTRRIHSEEDLQMAIKASGILFGKSTKEDLTSLDESTLLSVFEGVPQVTIASSELESAANYIDLLSELTKGIIFSSKGEARRMLQGGGVSINKAKIADMNAKPELTLLQGKYFLAQKGKKNYYLITVE
- a CDS encoding polymer-forming cytoskeletal protein, with the protein product MSKRESASVNPSTYITQVRNGSVISGNMKSEHSIRVDGFVTGDLISSEKIIIGSHGEIGGNLSGTDITIDGYVNGDVLANGLLHISKTAKIYGKIYSKRISVENGAEMNGKVNVGAEVEMPELNSSSPSRSTQKITFTTNTSNDDEDRQDNYGGVAW
- a CDS encoding ParM/StbA family protein, whose product is MFKTYTFPSVFEGNNTDLRNVSPDLINGLKLYHNGDGYVVGNLALTEGVSPHRNINSAPDELDYHLLLKSGMLIANQKLGNPLTLSTGFPFSTFQLYKEVASELINTQHVIEYDAATYGGGTRKNVQVEIDSVQVIPEVISCAIALRKGLQKATGNFFVMSLGYGTLEGLLSTEGGIVQRTSLSTYGLRYAVNLLEKELAKTYYLELKTEHQIDAAFQKGVIFLNRKRIDIKEIRDKVLKQYYEDVISPAMRKAFNDNDFTISHEMFLAGGGAMYPMLVDCFKKEFQDILDLQVANEPQTLASRGYCINSAQLNGGVKSNAVGLDIGNATTILSIFDENGATSNSSIPSDY
- a CDS encoding oxygenase MpaB family protein, yielding MELYTSKRLDTFRALQDPLADQVIDKYFPANKDLLQLHLSSLADNNDVLPEDAVAELKELYDSIQETSSSFKSEDLAKGQDFFDEYASDIMLLLGFLSLPYCYTAAYGAEVLVQSKRILEDPARRLMDTASFVFDVTNKKAFESDGKALVSILKVRLLHAATRWYINQSRNWDSDEKGKPINQEDMAGTNLSFSLIAIRGLRKLGKFIEPKKAFDYIDYWNKIGLLLGLHPDLIPETNKEAFYLEKQIRFRHFRTSEAGVQLTDSLYKYYEKAVKDSPLDGLTKPFMIHLLGDKVARQLGMEISNYDRMVFKPYQMFMNFRNYFFASQDSYAKAFARFKETKEDTL